TCTACCGACTACTTTATGAAAGTTCTTTTTTTTGTGCAAAGTAGGCTTCGTACATATCTATGTATAGTACTcgtatacttacctatttaagtaTAAGTACATAGTTTTAATATTCGTGGCACGTCCCAAGCACGCAACAACAAAGTAAATTGAATCGACAGCGGGAAATTAAAGTTCCGATGCCggtaacaattttatttttacgtgaGGTATGTTCGCGCTTTCAGAGAAACATTTTACAGTGCTACAGTGCTCTCCGCATTGGAAGGACACTTTCCGACCAAACTTGCTCTGCACAGATTTTGCGATGACACGGTGTAGGAGTGTCATCATAAAGGCTGGTTTTAGTGTCACGCGGACCGTCCGTGCAGATATCGCTCCGCATCGGACCAATATGTATTAAGTTCAGGGAGCGTTATAGAGTAAAGCTGACGGGTCCGCGCGCACGACCGTCCGCGCGGACAGCTTTCTCATACAATTTGGCGGTGCGGAGCGATCCGCACGGACGGTCCGCGTGACACTAAAACCAGCCAAAACGACATACGAACGAAATGTACCTTTTGCCTACCTGcgactgacatcatttagatatcataTTAATGTCACAATATAAGTTTAAATTGGCGGTGTTCCTTTATTTTTTAGTTACTCGGTTAAATCGTTTGAAAACTAACGCCGTAAAACTGCCCACTGTTTGGATGACACGCTTCTTGAACCACACGTGGTTCCAGGCGCAATCTCATATTGGATTCCTACTACATTATATTCTTCAGAGCTAACATTTATGCTTGTAATTACTTAAATGTATTTGACGTTCTCCTAGCTAAAAGAACTTGTGCAAACTTAATTATTATGGTAATGAGTTAGCGGATATACCTACATCGAACACAATAAACTCTCAAGAAACACCAAGCAACTTCGCAAAACTTGGCGAGTGGGTTTTATGGTTAGGAACTGGCAGTTAAATGGCAGCGAACTACGAGATTAATTGTACCTACAAAGAGTTGAATTAGTCTGTAACGAGATCCATTGTTCGTCTATGTTCATAAGTACTTGTCCAATTCATGAGAGGTAATTAATGCTGTGAGAAGACCATCTTCCAACGTGCTTTGATTTTTAATCGACGAAAAAAGGACTGCATataatataaaggtatatttatatatacttGTTACGAATTCTGTCTTATGCTCGTACGCATTCCACAGTTGTGGTCAGAACGTATCCGAACATTCTCGTCCAGTAAAGCATGGAACGCTCATCACAAGTTACTACTTATTTAAACGAATTGTAAAACTTGTAACTTACAAGTTATTCCTCATTATTTACTTACTGGTAATTTTATGATAGTGGTATTTACGTGGACATTTCCTTATTCTATCCAGACACTGGGTTATTTTAGTGTGTATAAAGAACGACAGATTGAACGTTGTATGATGCTGTAACAGTAAAGCTGCACCAGAAATACTGCTGCAGTGTGCAACTAATAAACACAATTATAACGATTATAAAGACTACAATGCGGTTAGGCCGAACGTATCATGGGCCAATAATGTATTAATAATGTACACTTAATAACATCTACTGTATCATATGTTCTCCTGAATAAACTTTCATTTCATTTGGATAGGTATAATGACTTTGTTTGCATTCGCCCGTTCTGATCTCATCGAACCAGTTTTTCAAGCAATGCCTAAAGTTGCACAAAGTTGGTGCTTCAAttctttttcttttcttttactcTTTCACATTATGTTTTGTAACAGATGATTATAGAGGTATTTTAACGTGGGTTAACTTATTACCTCTAACAACTATATTACATGGTTGATATGTAGacattaggtaagtacctacctacctagtacatatttccttaacttcattgtcttttttttttcaatatgtacCGCGGGATTTAGATTATTCCGTGCGCTGAAATCACTGCCTAAAGTGCATGATTCAGACATAGTCTCCTAAGTTGTTACTAAATAATTCAAAGCAAAACAACAACTATGCAAGTTGAACGTGTCCGCTACGCAAGCACCAATCCAGATTCTAGCTCAGGAGGGGACAACAACCATTACCCTCCCTCCCCCAGCTTCCTTAGAGATATGACATTGTAGTACTAACCTTGGATGGCCCAGTAGGTGAGCTATTGCCCATAGACGTAGGAAAATACTTTATATTTGTTACAAACatgattaatattttaaaataagcaTAAATAACAGGATATTTTAAGCACATAGTAACTTAATATGTACTCTACATGTTTTCCTGCACCACGAATTGGTTGTTTTGCTCAATTAACGGCACAACACGCTAACGACGAGGAAGATGCAAGTTATTAGTTTTCCTCGTTATGCTTGTCCGTAATAATGTCCGTGCTATGGAAATACCCGTACTTCATTCTCAGTTTAaggaattattttttatttctgcCGGACATCGTTAGGTCATAAAAGTTGGCATAAAAGGGCTCTAATGGCAAATGTATGTAGCAAAAACAGAGCCCGTTTAGTTTCGTCATTTCCGTCAGTCCGCCCGTCCCTCCTCCGTCTTTCTGTaatattttaaggtatattttgataaaatttgcaATGTAAGTACTTAGTTGAAATTTGTAAGCCGTTACTTAGTTTAGAAGTAACATTCaacgaaaaaaatatttgaaaagggCACTCCTTAAGTATAACTTAACCGTTTTTTGAGTATACTGTAAACATCAACGTATGTCCAAATTAACATTTAAATTTAAGGGTAACCCCTTAGAGGTCACATTTCAACATAGCATATGATTTTGGCAAGCTTACAAGAAATCATTTCTTTAAAGTGTTAATTAAGTTTTAGCGAGTAATAACATATTGTCAAATTAGAATTAACCTCAAGTTTACCTACGCATGTGGTTTTTGAAAATGTCAAAACTTTCGCGAATTGATATCACTGATGCGGAACTGCTATGCACATATTTATGAGTGATGACATTctaaattaacaaataaacttatCCTGTTATGTAAGAATttcaaatattatataaataaaatttacgtCATTGATAATCCGACCTGATACCGATGACTATACGATTCTTGACTGACAACAATTTATGAATTCTACTAAGATATTTCCTTAAGTCGTCAAGAACTCATATCATGAACCGGCATTATACCTCGAACTGCAAGCCAACATGGACGTTTTGAAAACGAGTACAGTAACGAAATATCTATTAGCGGCAGCTGTCACCGCGTTCCTCGTCCTATTTTGGATTCTAAGGCAAAGATATGATTACTGGAAGAAGCGCGGTATACCCTACGTGAAGCCCGTATATTTCATAGGGAATCTAGGTTTCGTTATGAGAAAATCAGTGTTTGATTTCTTCCTCGAGATGAGTAAGAAGTATCCTACGGATTGCGTCGGTATGTTCCTAGGAATTACACCCACGCTAGTGGTGCAGACACCGGAGCTTGCACGGAAAATACTCGTCAAGGATTACGGCAATTTCGAAGACAGGTTCCTGTATTCGGGTCACGCCGATCCGCTTGGATCGCTGAATCTCTTCACAGTAAAGGTAAGTCAATAaatagtaatattattattaataatgaacgAGATATGGATTTTGAagtcttaataaataatttttattttatttaaatacctacttatagtactTACCTCAAAATGAGTAATGAAGTAATTAATAAGTAACGTGATATTGATATGTGAGTGTCAATATCTGTAATTTAGTCGAACGAgtgagcgaagcgaacgaagttcttacattcaactttgaacacgcggctggctagcagcacgtcccggcatttcgatgtttttaagctgaactgtcagaagatagtttgatactcaataactaaagtaaatttgttctaatttgaatgaaattgggtaaacgggtagtcgagggcattatattttagtcattaaattatgagcaggctcgatcaagaggttattgagctagaagagcttagaaggccaaaaacctgtttgtgagggggcttgctattctggtcattttatttgcaagaaagtttggtcgagtttggtatcaaatgaaagtgctcggcttacgcttttataatatcgtttttaaatttaccgttttgaaataaagttggtcaagcagatcttgttagtagaaaaaggcggcaaatttgaaaaatgtaggcgtatGAGGCGAAGGGActtcgtctcatagaaaattttaatttcgcgcctttttctactgacaagatttgcttgactgtCTATAATTAGcaagaaaaaataaacataatataggtatttgacatttgacaggaaatggatttttttattttaatctataaTTAAGATGACATGGtgacttaaatctatcagttaagggctccacagaccttgcaataaatccacgcgatttttgatccaatgccgcctatagtgcgacataaaatagtagaaataaaataaaatggaattcaaaaatgtccatactaaattgttgccatgtgtatgcattttacgtcaaaaatgtgacagttacgtagaaagtggcgccctcatttattaaccgacatttacgtaaacaaatgaattttaatcatggaggccacttttggggggtaaatgagtaaattaaaaaatgttttttaaactatatcgtgttacatatcaagaAGCTCATTTTAAGAatgtcaaatatatattttttgtaattttaaaacggATAGTAGGATTTTAAAACGgaaaatagtttagaagttattaaagaaaatagccaaaaaatgacaaACCTCGACCTGGatctggtcctggacccggaactggacccggacccggactcggacctggactcggaccttgacccggaaaaccactgatacctaaactaaataaaccactatgattacctacctaccataaaatgtaggtacttataaagtataatgccaaacttactagcccctcccgctcaaactcccgtacaccgcaccgcacgcgccgttaagtgggttaggttaggttttaactgcgagccttacagaaacgaaatgctactagaaaagtgggtttggtaaggttcgaactgcaatcctcacagaaccgactGCTATCACAGAAGTGAGTTCgttaggctaaaactgcgacccttacagaaacgaaatgctacctactagaaaagtgggtgttTTACCTCCTCAGAAGCCggtttatttttcttaaaaattattttctactattttatgtcgcactatacgcagtaagtaggtgcaacaaaatcgctctatataatttttgccaaaccgcgagttctcagttcggggcgaactactagtaataATGTTCAGTTGGTAAAGTAgcaattcaaataaaataattcaagtaTTAGGTGCTTGTGTTTATACACTGAACTTAAGACCAGTTCTTGGAATTTTTATCATCGGAAATATACTAAAAATAGTTGGTATCTCGGCTCGTACCAAGAGTTTCTTGGAACTTAatatgtagttacgaaatatcatttataTTTGTGTACCGCTTGGTTatcagtgaaggaaaacatgaGGAAAAAGACTTAATAAGGTTTATTTCTCTTCTGGGCTGgtgggtcagatgcagaaggatGTTGCTTTTAGGATTAGGTTACCAAAAACACACCTCAAATATTACACCGCACCGATAGAAAAAAAACTGTCTGTTTTCGTCTATAAGTACCCGCTGACACCCGAGCAAGACACACATAAAATTATCtgacaaaacaaaattaatcAAAATCGGCTTAGCCATTTAAAATATAGTTTCGAGGGAACATATTAGGGAGACAAAACGCCCTTCTTTCCGTATTTGAGTAAAAATGACACCCTGTCAATGTGCAAAAGGAATACAGATATAAGATTGATGTGTTGTAATTAATTAGTTCTCAATGATTTATTTAGAATCCGATATGGGCCTCGATGAGACAAGAATTAACGCCCATGTTCACGTCATCACGGCTCCGAAAAGTCACAGAACTTATGAACATGAATGCGGCAGAACTCGTGAAAAGAGTGCAGCGCAACTTTATCGAGAGGAAGGAAGATGTCAATCTTAAGGTAACTCACAATGACATAGGATTGTGAATGGGTCATGGAATGGACACAGATTTAATGTTCATATTTCTCTGTTCTGTGCAAATGCGAATTTGTCTTTCAGTCTTTGAGTGTATATTAGGTACTATCATTGTACCAGCTGTATCTTGATTAGGTACTAGTTACACTGTACGACAAGATTTGGATACCATTACAATTTGCACtgttttttatgaaataggtaggtatttaatttactgctaaaattaaatcaaaattgaATAGCCAGGTAACCAATGATTTACCCCTTTTTTTCCCCTTTCAGGAAGTGTTCTCTATGTACGCATCTGACACGGTCGCTTTCACTGTATTCGGCCTACGTATTAGCCGCCTTAGCGACCAAGACTCCCCTTTGTGGTTCATCACGAGCCACATGGTGAAATGGACTTTCTGGCGAGGACTTGAATTCAGTACTATATTCTTTTTGCCCTTTCTGGCAAAACTGCTGAGGTAGGTGAACATTATTTTAGGTTTTATGTGCGTGTGAAGTATGATTTCGATTAGGTATGCGCTATACCTACACGTAAAACTCCTTCCTGCCCTGCGCTTTTAGACGAAACTCAACACTTGATCTGCACACACtcttatttccttaacaataaaattgtgctaAGATGGCAGCCTGCCTCgtaattattttatcaagggGATATTTTACAAAGCCAGTGACTTGTAACCTTGACCATATAAGAGTCTCTTTTCAGCTCAATTTGTTATTAAGTAGAGACTTTCCCTTATATTATATCGGTTACCGGCGTTTATAGAATGGCCCCTTATTTGCACATATATGATCAAAAGCCCAGAGAGAAATATTTACCAATCCAAAAGCTTTTTTACCAAAAAAACTCCTTTTACAATATACAGGGTGAGGCATGTAAAAAATGCACAAGCAAAAAAATTAGCTATAAATAGtctgtactcctcaaactgacgAACATTTGTCCAGCGACTTTTAAAGTAACTTGTGTTTTGATTTGTAtcacactttaaagtttattctaagacgcaatgcgAATTTTATTGCGAATTTTATATTTAAGGCGTGACCGGCAACGTCATTTACAATGATGATGGCgtacattgaagataatatttaaatacatatttacttaatttgtatgaaaaataggaagtctaaGGACTTCATAATTTtctaaagttattaaaaaaaactttcgtGTTAATTAATTAGCATCTGATTGGCTTTCAAtgtcttcttttattttatttacagatTACAATTCTTCTCTGGAGGCGCAACAGAGTACATTAGAAAACTGTTTTGGAGCGTTGTCGACGAGCGAAATAAGACCGGCGTATCGAGCGATAAAGATCTCGTTAATCACTTACTGAAATTAAAGGAAAATGTCAAACTCCCTGCCGAGTCTGGATCCAGTAAGTTAAATGATTACGCCCATCAGTATTATTCGCGCAGGGGCGAAGTGATTTCTTTTAATGCTAGAGCCCGTCTAAACTAATACTGCACCGACTTTGCAAAAACAAGTGTGGTAGTGCCACTGTTAACGTTGAAAACAGGACATCGTTAAGGTGGCACTTTCACTCTCTTTCACTTGCCAAGTCGGTGCAGGTTTGCTTGGACGGACCCCAAACATGTTAAagtattagggatgtaccgactagtcgccgactagtcgg
Above is a window of Cydia splendana chromosome Z, ilCydSple1.2, whole genome shotgun sequence DNA encoding:
- the LOC134804209 gene encoding cytochrome P450 6k1-like produces the protein MDVLKTSTVTKYLLAAAVTAFLVLFWILRQRYDYWKKRGIPYVKPVYFIGNLGFVMRKSVFDFFLEMSKKYPTDCVGMFLGITPTLVVQTPELARKILVKDYGNFEDRFLYSGHADPLGSLNLFTVKNPIWASMRQELTPMFTSSRLRKVTELMNMNAAELVKRVQRNFIERKEDVNLKEVFSMYASDTVAFTVFGLRISRLSDQDSPLWFITSHMVKWTFWRGLEFSTIFFLPFLAKLLRLQFFSGGATEYIRKLFWSVVDERNKTGVSSDKDLVNHLLKLKENVKLPAESGSKLADDLMLAQAAVFILGSIETSSTTLSYTLHELAHHPEEQEKLFNEIDTALKEKGKEILDYDNLLELKYLSSCISETMRKNTPVPYLERKCKNRYQLTDDIVIEEGTPVFVNVMALHFNEKYHEEPEKWRPERFTNPPDNDNKNFTFLPFGEGPHFCIGKRYGLMQVRAALAQLLHRYRVEPVSSYELKADPYALFLAPANGGSVRFIPRT